One Candidatus Methylomirabilota bacterium genomic window, GCCGCGCTGATGCCGAAGTGCATTCCCGAGATCGGTGTGCGGGTCCTGAGCGTGAAACCCGGCGGCCTGGCGGCCGAAGCCGGGCTCCGTCCCGGCGACCGTCTCGTCCGCGTCAACGGCCATGCCCTTCGGGACCTGATCGACTTCCACGCCTACGCCGGCGAGGCCGAGCTCCGGATCGAGCTCGCGCGCGGTGCGGAGGGTGGCGTCGCCACGCTGACCCGGGCCTGGGGACGCGACCTGGGGCTCGTCTGCGAGCCGCCGACACCGTCCGAGATCGCGACCTGCGCGAACAAGTGCGTGTTCTGCTTCATCCATCAGCTCCCGAAGGGGCTCCGGAAGAGCCTCTACGTCAAGGACGACGACTACCGGCTCTCATTCCTGCACGGCAACTACATCACCCTGACGGACCTGCCGGAGACCGAGATCCAGCGGATCATCGACCAGCATCTCTCGCCCCTCTACATCTCGGTGCACGCCACCGATCCTGCCGTGCGACACTTCCTGCTCGGCTCGCCCAAGACCATGCGCGGCGATCTCATGGAGCGCATGGGCCGCCTGGCCGACGCCGGGATCCGCCTGCACACCCAGATCGTCCTCTGCCCCGGGCTCAACGACGGGCCGCATCTCGAGCGCAGCGTGCGCGAGCTGGCCGCCCTGCACCCGGGGGTGACCACGATCGCGGTGGTGCCTGTCGGCCTGACGCGCCATCGCGAGGGGCTGTACCCCCTCCGTCCGGTGACCGCCGAGGAGGCCGGCCGACTCCTCCAGGCCATCCACGGCTGGCAGGCCGACCACCTCCGTGGCCGCGGGTCGCGTCTGGTGTTCGCGGCCGATGAGCTCTACCTCCTGGCCGGCGAACCCATCCCGCCGGCGGCCGCCTATGAAGGGTTTCCAGTGGCCGAGGATGGTATCGGCCTGCTGCGACGCTTCGAGGACGGCTTCCGGCGGGGCCTCCGGCGGCGGCCAGGGCGCAGACCGAGCCGCCGGGCGATCACCGTCGCCACCGGCGAGCTGTTCGCCCCCGAGCTGCGCCGGCTGCTGGCGGCCCTGGACCCGCCCGGGCGAGGATTCACCCGTGTGGAGGTCGTGGCGGTCCGGAACGACTTCTTCGGGCCGGCCATCTCGGTGGCGGGACTCCTCGCCGGCGAAGACATCGCGCGAGCGCTGGCCGGGCGCGACCTCGGGGACGTCGTCCTGGTGCCCGGCGTGGCCCTCCAGGAAACGCGCGGAGTCTTCCTCGACGACGTCTCGCCGGGCGACCTGGCCGGACACCTCGGCGTCCCGGTGGAAGCGCCGGACGCCAGCGCGGGCGGCCTCCTCGGGGCCCTCCTGGGCTGAGAGGTCAGGACCGATGGCCTTCCCGCACCGGTGCCCGATGAATGTGGTGGGGAGGTCTGGGGGCGGAGCGCCGCCGCTCCCCCCCGGGCTCAACTGACGCCGTGCGGCTGCCCACCATCGCCGTCGTCGGCCGCCCCAACGTGGGCAAGTCGACCCTGTTCAACCGCCTGGTCGGCAACCGCAAGGCGATCGTCCGGGATACTCCCGGCGTCACGCGCGACCGCATTCGCGGAACGTGCCGGTTCGGCGCCTGGCGAGCGGCGGTCATCGACACCGGCGGGCTCGACCCGACGGCCGGCGAGAGCCTCACCGCTCAGGTCCGCCAGCAGGTCCTGGCCGCCATCGCCGAGGCGGACCTGCTCCTCTTCGTCGTCGATGCCCGCGAGGGCATCACCGCGCTCGACGACGAGGTGGCGCGCCTGCTGCGCCGGGTGCCCAAGCCGGTCCTCCTCGTCGCCAACAAGGTGGACACGGCGGCGCGGGAGCAGGAGCTGGCCGACGTCCATCGGCTCGGCATGGGCTCGGTCTTCGCCGTGTCGGCCGAGCATGGCCGGGGCGTCTCGGAGCTGCTGGAGGCCATCAGCGCCCTGCTCCCCGGTCCCCGCGAGACCGCAGAGGAGGATGAGACGCCGGCCGTCCGGGTCGCGGTCGTCGGCCGCCCCAACGTCGGAAAATCCTCTCTCGTCAACGCCATCGCGGGCGAGGAGCGCGTCGTCGTGCACGCGCAGCCGGGGACCACCCGGGACGCGGTGGATACCCAGGTCACGGTGAACGGGCGCTCGTACGTGCTCGTCGACACGGCGGGACTCCGCCGCAAGGGGCGCACCGTCGAGGCGCTCGACAAGCTCGCCGCGGTCATGGCGCGCCGCAGCCTCGAGCGATCGGACCTGGCCCTGGTGACGCTCGACGCCGGCGAGGGCGTGACCACCCAGGACGCCCGGATCGCGGGCTACGCCGAGACGGCCGGACGGGCCGTGGTCCTGGTCGTCAACAAGTGGGACCTGGTG contains:
- a CDS encoding DUF512 domain-containing protein produces the protein MPKCIPEIGVRVLSVKPGGLAAEAGLRPGDRLVRVNGHALRDLIDFHAYAGEAELRIELARGAEGGVATLTRAWGRDLGLVCEPPTPSEIATCANKCVFCFIHQLPKGLRKSLYVKDDDYRLSFLHGNYITLTDLPETEIQRIIDQHLSPLYISVHATDPAVRHFLLGSPKTMRGDLMERMGRLADAGIRLHTQIVLCPGLNDGPHLERSVRELAALHPGVTTIAVVPVGLTRHREGLYPLRPVTAEEAGRLLQAIHGWQADHLRGRGSRLVFAADELYLLAGEPIPPAAAYEGFPVAEDGIGLLRRFEDGFRRGLRRRPGRRPSRRAITVATGELFAPELRRLLAALDPPGRGFTRVEVVAVRNDFFGPAISVAGLLAGEDIARALAGRDLGDVVLVPGVALQETRGVFLDDVSPGDLAGHLGVPVEAPDASAGGLLGALLG
- the der gene encoding ribosome biogenesis GTPase Der — protein: MRLPTIAVVGRPNVGKSTLFNRLVGNRKAIVRDTPGVTRDRIRGTCRFGAWRAAVIDTGGLDPTAGESLTAQVRQQVLAAIAEADLLLFVVDAREGITALDDEVARLLRRVPKPVLLVANKVDTAAREQELADVHRLGMGSVFAVSAEHGRGVSELLEAISALLPGPRETAEEDETPAVRVAVVGRPNVGKSSLVNAIAGEERVVVHAQPGTTRDAVDTQVTVNGRSYVLVDTAGLRRKGRTVEALDKLAAVMARRSLERSDLALVTLDAGEGVTTQDARIAGYAETAGRAVVLVVNKWDLVESADRAPDLVRALRERLPFLSHAPVVFTSAQLGTGLDQLFQTIDHVAAEYAKEIPTAELNRVLTAAFARRPPGGVRGKTLRLFYATQIGTRPPTFLLFVNDPGALHFSYERYLVNALRDAFGFAGCALRLRLRRRRPSRARVLS